The Coffea arabica cultivar ET-39 chromosome 9c, Coffea Arabica ET-39 HiFi, whole genome shotgun sequence nucleotide sequence GAAATCTGGAGGAACTCCAGTAAAAATAGACTTCTGCATATGTATACTGTTGTGAATATAAATAAGCCAAGAGAAAAATCTGTCTGCCATTGGTGGCTCTTGAGGATTGTACCTGATATGGTGGGAAGGAGAGTTAATCTATGTGATAAGGAGttgttatttaaaattttttgaaggatatattatttaaaattttttgaaggataTATGCAATTAAAGAATGATATTTTGTGGTACACTAAAGGAACAAAAGAGAATGCTTTAGGTGGAATGGGCATCGTAATGGAAAATCTTCCCTCAGGCATTATGCCAGAAACTGTTTCATAAGCAAACTATTGAAGGACCACCAAAGGTAGCTTGCTTTCAATTGGCAGTGACGATGCCTTCTTACTTTGTATCCAAGCTGGAGCAAATAGTGGGTGCAAATAATCCTTTATTATCTTGAGCAGATCACTCAAAACCTCTTAAATGCCTTGGTCAGTTGAGAGAATAATTTAGATTCTGAAAAATTAAACATACTTACGGAGATGAAACAATTCTTTTTGGTGTTAAGTACCCTATTTATGGTATCAAGTACTTGGGGATCAAGGATACACACTATTCTTTCCATATAGGCATATTAGTTATGACTACCACTATTATTGATGTTACTTTTAAGTATCTTGTTACATGTCACTTCATCGTtagttgtgctttttttttttctgaggtTTTCTTCAAGGATTAAAAAGCAATTACAGCAATATATTACATCAAGTGAAGATGACTAGAATTGAGCAATTGATCTATTCTGCTATGGCCTGTCTTCCACTACTCCTTTTCTTGCCTTAGTTATCTGTTTCTGACTTTCTTGCTTCTTTACAAGGTTGGTTGTGATGTCATTGCAGGCAGGGATAATGCTGGGAATAGTACCACCACACATGGTTTGTCATGTTGCCCTGAACGATTAACTTttagttttatagttttctactgAGCTTCGAATCTTTTGAGCATGAGATTTGAATGTTTtgttcctctctctctttctctctctcctctctttctttAAATTATAAAGTTGCAGATGCCCAACATTAGGCAGGTGTCTGCTCCACCATTGCAGCCTTTACTGCAAGATGGTATGCAGAATCAACTATTAACAACTCAAAATGTTCCTGGGCTCCCCCCTCTTCCACAGAATAAAGGGCAATACAGTTTGTTGCCCACAGCACAAGAGGGTGCAATTTCTGCTAGTCGTCCAAATTCTATGTTGAATAACCAGCATGCTTCGGTAACTCAGTTTCCTATACAACCTCAAATTCAGCTTCCACAGCCTATGCAGAATAAAGTTTTGCAGCAGAACCAATTGCCTATTCAGTCTGGAAATCCAGCCCTTTCATTGATACGCCCTCAATCTCAGGGCAATTTCTCATTTAGACCGCAAATTCATGCAGCAGCTTCCTCTTCTTTGAAGCATCACGTGCAAACTCCTCCTCAGATGCAACATTTAGGGCAAGTTACAGCAGCTGCTACCGCAGCATCTATTCAAACTTCTCAATCAATACAGCCACCGCTGCTGGATCAAGGCTTTCAGGTGCAAGTTTCAGTTTAGTTTCTTGTGTGCCCAACTGTAGAAAACACCAACTGTGATTGGTATATAAGCTTTCCTTAGGTTTTGTTTGACTGGTCTTGATCTAGTGAGACTGCGAATTGATGTAAGGTCATATATGGGAGAGTCTCGACTCCTTTAACAACtataatttgaaaattgaatCCAACCAGATAATGCAGAGATGTAGCATTTGTCTCTCCTATTTGATTTCTGTTGTCTTAACATCTTTTTGCATTAAGCAACTAGGATTCTTTGAATTTAGATCTAGTCTGTAATCAGTCAATATTCCACCAGCAGTCTTATAATCTGTTCAGATTAAATAGTATTAATTGAGATCTGGAGGAGTTATATATGATCTTGACTTCTGAAATTTCTTGAAGTATCTCTTCCGTCCAAAGATAGGATTCAGATGGCCATGATTAGATTTACAGTGGGATGCGGGGAGTAAGAAAGCCCACATCATGCTTCTTTATTTCTAAATTCTCCCCCTAGACAGGTAGATACATTGCAATTGGTGATGACCTAGAAGGCATGATTGGAGGAAatttatgatttgtttctttttgtatCCTTTGGTTGTAATATATCTGCCAAGTGGGCTGATCTGAAGTGCCAAGTGTCTAGGGCTATACTGAATTGTATTGCAAGTGAACTGGTCTAATTAATCCATGTGTTGTATCAACCATAATGATATGTTTGCTGAGTTCAAATTGTCAATCTTAAAATCTTGGTTCAAGTGGCTTTTAATCTATACCTTAAGTACAGTAtacattttatttgatttttttctccTGTAGATTTAACCAGTATGCTCCATGACCCAAATGATGTAACACATTAATGACAACACTGACTTTTTCATCAGTTTGACTGATGAATATTTTGGTTTGTTGAGATTAGTTCTCTAGTAGAAATGCTCACATCTGCTAAATTTCACTGTTGCTATCTTCCAACGTTTGCTATTTGACTTGGCAAGAGCTAACCTTGCTGTAAGTTTATCCTGATGTTTACATTCTTGCCTTTTCATTTGGAACAACACTATCTTTGTAAATGTAAATTTGTGGTTCTTGTATGTATCTGTTTTGCTAGCAGCATGGTTCTTCACTGTTATCTGGCATACAAGATAGCGTTAATAAAGATCCACGCGGACAGGTTATGATTTCAAGAGTCAATGACAGTCTAGATCCAACAAATCAGCCATCAAAACTGGTTAGGTTAAATGACGGAAGGCCTGTACCTTCGCCCACCGATGAAAATATGGCAACCTCTGCATCTGGACCATCTCAGACTTTTAGCATGACTACAAACCAAGTTCCTAAAGTAGAAGAAGCTTCTGTATCTGAAAAACAAGCTGTTCAGGTATCTGCTGATGGGATTATTATTTTACATCCATTTTCTACAATTTAGAGATTTATGATCCTGCACAGTCAGTTTCTCAAAAGTACGactactttaattatgtatggTGTGTACGGAGGATGGGTATGGATGCTGATTCTGTTGAGGTTATGCTTGAACTGGAAACTATTTTTTAGATTGTCAAGCtgtgttttctttttctgttagTAGAAATTCAATCAAGTTTTATGTACATTTGAGAACTTATGTCTGAAGGTCTTTACATGACTGAGATCATAGTATTCTAGAGAATTGCTTATGGCCTTATATCTGTCAAATTGGAAAATTCACTGAACTAGGAAAATAGATGGAAAATTTTTGCTTAATATGATCAGCTTTCTTCACTGAGGGTTTCACTTAGAACATCATTGTAAGATCCTTAGGAATTTAATATAGCAATGAAAGAACAAAATGGAACTAGTGATTAAGTACGAACTGAGATTTGAACATGGCATTGGTTACAGACACATATATCTATTGATGATTAGTTAACTGGAGCTCCATCTATTTTGGTACAAGTCATAAGTTAAATTTTGGAATCTTTTATAAATTCTTGCCATATCTTTCCAGACTtcatttttattctttattgGGTCTCATCTTGCGTAAATAGACTGGCTCGTGGCATTATGCAAACGGCAGTTTGAGTTGGAGTGTAACTTCTTTGCTGAATATGACCGCAAGACTCCAGTAGTTTATGCATTTGAAAATTGGTGCTTATAAGTTGTGACCTTTTTCAGTGGCAACTATGAACAATTGAATGTTGGTGGCTTGGTTTGTTCTTTAATTGTAGTAAGACTTTGGTTTTCTCATTCTCAAGGTACAGCTTCCTCCTGATGTGGAGACTGCTCTGCTACAGCAAGTGCTTCTTCTAACACCTGAGCAAGTAAGTTCACTGCCACCTGATCAGCAGCAACAGGTCATTCAACTCCAGCAGATGCTTCGGCAGGCTTCATAGTGATTCAATTGATGCATAACGAGTCCCTACTCAAGGGCTTCCATCCCTGTTTAATTCATAGGCCAGAGGGGCATAACAACACGTAGTTGATTTTACACTGTAGAGTGAATGTTTACACAAGATTTAGCATAGCATCCTAAATGCACGAGAGTTGTGACATCAATGTAACGGTTTTACAGGGTTGTAGATTGCAATTAAATCAAAGGAAACAcagaaaaattttggttttaatgTTTTTGTTGTTCCATTACAACTTCTGTTTAGTGTAACATGCATTTCCTGAAGTGTTagtgattttttctttcaatgttGAACTTTGCACACTAAACCAGGCATCTGTTGTTTATTTTGTCTAGGATCATATTGTAAATCAGAAGTTTATACTATCGATCCCCTACCATTTTATTATCTACAAACAGCAAAATTGGTGGCTATAAAAAGATGGAACAGATAACTGAATCATTTGCTTGTGTATCCAAGAGTTCAGCTGCAAACTGTCACTTGATTTTGGAGTTCAATTATCACTCATGAACCCATATTAAACAATCTTGGATGGTTTGATCTTCAATATCAAATTTATGATCACCTTACCAGGGGACATACGAGCCAACAATGGAGGAAAAGTGTTCCACAAACCAACCACATAATTCTTAACATCAGATGAAAAGTTTTACAACTAGCTTGACTGGTAAACATATAACGAAGGGTTACAGTTTAAAACACATCTTTGCAAACATAAAATGTTTGACCATTATACTTGCATGGTTTCAAGGCAGGGCAAGTGGGCAGAATCTGTACATGGAACATATTAAGGTCAAGCTGCTGCATCGTTATAGGAAGGTAATAATTCGCGAATATAAACAGGATCTCCCACTTGTATTTTCTTCGATTTCCATTGAGTAAGTGAATCTTTGCAAACTAACATTTTTCCAAAGTAAACCTGCAGATCCGAGCTAAGTTAGTATCAGGATTTGGTCTCTAGAAGGACCATGACAATGTTTTGTTTATGCTTACCCTCCCCTGTGGTTTTTTATCTGGACACAGGACTTTGTCTGAACGAAACTTTCTCAGCGTCTCCGTGGGCTCTGAACCTGCTACTGCTGTTTCTTGATTGATGCTTGGTATCTGTAAATAGTAAGAGGCAAGATTTCTGAGCTTAGAAACTCATAGAGAGATTCAGATGTCAAGTCTTTATAGGTGCAATAGCATACTTTTGTTACTTCCTCTGTGCACCTTCGCAACACTAACCTCAACTAAACAAACAGCTACGGAAATGGCAAATACAGATTTGACAGCAAACATATGTATTATGGcacttttttttaatctttttcttgCCCCTTTTTGATTGGAGCAATTTTTATGCAGCATGATAAGAGGCAGTGAACTTCTAGAGCAGGTAATCCTCCAGCATTATCTCAGGGCCTCCTATCTAGGCAAAGGTTCAGGATACATATTTGAGCCCTCTGAAACTTAATTTATGGAGTGAGTTCACTACCAAGATCAGTAATGAGAAAAGGTGCAAGATTGTTTACAATTTGCcactcctctctctctttctctgaaAGCAATAAAGAAACTAAAATACTTTCTAATCGAGGACTTGTTGGGATGggggaagaaaggaaaaggttACACGATAATCAACTAAAATGATCAGGGCAGATTAGAACCTATACTTGATTAGTCTTCACAAATAAAATCTGAGTATACTGATCAAGAACAAAACTGAAGAAAAGTGAGGTTTTACTTTTACCTTACAGCGGTAGCATAGCTCGCCAGCATAGAATGTTAAACTGTTTATGCTGATCTCCTTCCACAAATCCTCAGAAAATGGCTCACATCCTTCAACAAGTAtactgaaaaacaaaaaaaaacatcatTTTTGAAGCCTTTTGAATTCTTCTGCATTGGGTAAAATATGGGTTATGGGTTATGAAGCATATAGGAAAAAGGAGTACAAATATACTCAGAAAGTGAAAGGAAACTGAAAGAAGCAAACAAGAGCAGGAGAGCAAGGGGTTCGAGCATGCATATACTTAGGTCTAAACCGATTCATGGGTATAGGTTCCTCCAGACGATCATTTAATGCATCCAATGATCCCTGCAGAACAACCAATGAAAAATTCTTAGATCAAAACTTCTACTTGGTCAGATATCGATTTGTACCAGTCTCACTAACTAACCTGAGATGCCAGGAGAAAAGGATACATGTCATTAAACTTAATCTTATAACTGCGGACAGGATCAGAGTAGACAGGCCTGGTTTCTGATGCTGCATGATTAATCAAAACCCAAATTACTGTCTCATTTTGTGACTTAAATACATTTCAATGATGCATGATTTCAATAAATAAGCTTCAGAAAATAGACTtccaggggaaaaaaaaaaggtataatGCAAGAGTTTGGTAATAAAGCACGCATACATGAAATTCGCTCTTTCTCAAAATTATCATCTCTATTCCTTAGATACAAAAGATAGTCCTAATTCTGGACATTGGTGCATTTCTGAGACCAGAGTAATGCAATAAATTTCTAGAAATGATAGAAGCCAAATTACACAGGGAAAACAAAGACAATTTGAACATCCAAAGATAACAGAAAAGGACTAGAAATGTTAGTTCATCAAGAACCAAATGCTGAAGTTCATTCTGATTTGTATGCAGCAGCCTAGCTCTCAGCATTTTATGTTGCCAAAAATGAGTTCATATACATTTGCCCAGAGGTAGAAAGTTAAATCTCATTGCCTAACTGAGTGCTACCTTCATTAAAACGCACTAGCCGACTTGGTTTGCCAAGAAATCTGGAGAACCACTCTGATGCTTCATTTCCCTCATCAAGTGCCCCGCCAGCCCACTCCCAGATTGAGACTCCATCTGCTATTGTAGATGGTTCGGCCAGCGGAATCTTCAATAAATCCATGCCTGTGGCCCTGACAACTGTTGGATGAAGAGAACATTGATCACCAGCTAAATCTGCAGCTACTTTAAACAATCATTCTTTTACCTTGCATTAATGGAACAAAACCAACTCTCTGAACTAAATGAAATcacaaaagaattaaaactgttcttgattttttaattttttaattttctttccaggcgtttctttcatttctcaGCTGTTACCACAACTCCAATTGGAAAAAAGCGATCGGTGATCTGCCATTGTTCTAACATTTTGGTCCACATTGCGCAGAAAAAGAGAAACGACGGTCGAAAGCAACAGGGAGTATTAAGATCTTAAGCAATTTACTTGTTGAACTTGCAAGAGTGGACAAGGGGAAGGCGGCAGAAAAGAGGAATGAAAACAGCCTAATCAAGAGGTATTATATATGTATTCTCAGTGATCAAGAACTCACCTAAGATGGAATTGTTATTTGGTTCCCAAACATCAGAAAATGCTTCTATTGGCATTTCTACCTCAACTAGAGCAAGTTTTGGCTCAACTCTTTGACTATATGCCCTGCCTTTAGAATTCACAACCATCCACAATCTATCCCACCTAAAACCTGTAAGTAAATTTAAACAGAAGAAAAGTAAGCCAAATTTCTGCCAGAAAAACGACCTTTACTTTTGAATCGAATATCTTatcaaaatgaaaatcaaaagaataaagatttCATAGAGATCGAAAAAGTAGTTTGATATTGATAATGCATGCATCATCTGATTCACTCCATCTTATCAAGAACTTTAACGAAATAGAATACAGCTGAATTAGGAGAAGAAAACTCAAGAACACAATGCTATAGAATTTACAGTGTGGATCATCTACTCAGAATTTACAGTGCTATAGAATATGGAAACAGAAAAGGAACCATAGAAGATTTATTTGTGCAAATTTGACCTGACACAGAAAATTTTCTCTTTGCCAACATCACACTTAACAGATTGAAGATCATTGAGCCATATTCCAAAGaaataatttttcctttttcaattgatggaattttttatattttgtcaACAACAAAGAACTCTTAAGCTCTTAGTTGCTAGAAAATTTGTTTTAACAGTAATACCACACTGGCTTGGTTTTGTGGGGTGATGAGGACCCTACCCTCTCTCAATTCTATAATACCAGAGTTGAAATAACAGAAGGAAGTGAATTAATCTGGCAGCAGACAAAAGATGCAACATTTAGAAATTTCAACTACAGCATAAACATGCAATGAGGCCATCCTCTCCCATTCATCCATCTCTGCAAAATAACCAGGAAAAACAGCAGCACTAAAGCATGTTCTTGAAATTGATAAGGTTGGTACAGTTACAAGAGTGTAATTCATACCAGTGGATGCAAGAGGTGCTTCAGAGACAGAAATTCCACGGCAGGATTTGATTGGATATATGAAAATCGATGCCACCTTTGCTGCAGCCACTTCTTGGGATGCCATTATTTACCTTCACTTATGCCCCTTTTTCTTCTCCTGTCAAACTATACAACCTTGATGATGAATACCAGAAGGAAATGCCTAAGCTTTGTTTTACTTTCAAGAAAGATGTCAATTCATACTTGATGAAAAATGACTTAAAATAGTAGTAGTTCCCTTCACtaagaaaccaaaagagaatgctatgctttgttttttttaacaacCAGGCACTGACTTCTGTGGACCATTATTGATTACTATTTTAAACCAAGTTTAACACATTTCGTAGGatagtttctttcttcttttttttaagcaTTAGATGTTGTCTGGATGGAAGTTAATAATTTCAAGTTTTACTTTCGATACTGGTTGCCTGATAGGTGTAAATCGTTCTTGGACAACTAGCTAATTGTAGCATTCTCTAATTAAGTATGACAAGACTTCTCAGGGGAGTTATATGTCAGCTTATAATTTGTTTATCAAAAAGATACACATCAAATATGTGGTAACGGCcacatttttgcattttatGGCAGAACATAGAATTTGGAACCAATTTGGTGCAGTTTTTATATTACAAAAATAACATTCTGTAGAAGTAAATAGAGATTTTCtgaaaaataagagaaactttttagctaaaaaagaaagaaagaaagaaaatactaTATTTTTGACAACCATCTAGGATGCAGCATATTTGGCTTTAAAGAAACAAGATAACACATTAATCTCTTTGTTTGCACATATAATATTCTTTGATAACTCCTTGGGGAAGTCTTACTTTCTGTTTCACCACAGATAAAATGATACTAGAATACAGAAATGAACTGTTACAATACATATCTAAGTTGACTAACAAACTTTATTTTGAAGATATAGTCCATTTCTCAAATGAACGAACATATCAGGTCTGTTTATGGATACAGCAGAAATAATTTGCACAAATTTTCACAATAAtctttagaaaaaagaaaaaaacaacagCAAACTTCGAACTCAACCAAGAAGCCCATTCACGGGCACTGAGATGCATGGTACGCTATCTTCCCCTGAGGCTGGAGAACACAGGAAGTCCATTCCCGGGAACAGGAGATGCATGGTACCAATAACTGCTTGCAAGCTATTTCCCATGAGGCTGGAGAAGGACGGGAAGCCCATTCGCGGGCACAGGAGATGCATGGTACACTATCTTCTCATTTGGAATTGCCTTTTTCAGTTGAAATTGGGTCACGATTCTGTACATGAAAACCAAAACTTCTAGCCGAGCATATTCCTTTCCAGGACACATTCGAGGTCCTCCTCCGAAAGGAACAAAAGTGTAAGGAGCAGGTCCACTTCCCTCAAATCTTGAAGGATCGAACTTCTCAGGCTCAGGGAAGTACTTGGGATTTTTGTGAGTTGTGTGCACTGTCCAAAACGTCTGCAAATAAATTTGATTGCCGCTGAATTTTCAGTATTCATCACGGTCATGAAGAAAATAAGATTGCAggataaatatatacatatgtgtttgtgtgtgtgtgtgtgtgtagatatagatatagatatagatatttcAGCTCATATACCTTCCATCCTTTTGGAATCGTAAAACCGGAATAAGTGAAGTCAGCAACAGATTCCCTGAAAGCTCCCTGAGCTGGCGGCGTCACCCTCAGGGATTCACGGGCTACATTCCATGAATATTTCATCTTCTCAATGTCCTCCCAAGTCAACAATTCGTCTGGACCTTTTGTCTTTGCAACCTCCATTTGTTCTGTGGTGATGAATACGATAATCAATGTCCGTTAACTTATTTTAAAAAGTTAGTACACTAAATTTGAATACGATAATCTCcttttgaatatatatatatatatatatatgtatgggTGTATGGAAACTGAATTAGTCAATCAACCATTCTTTACACGGAAAAAACAAGGAGAATTAAAGTTTGGAAGTGGCACAAGAAATTTTTACCTCTGAGAACCTCTCTGTAAATGTGGGGAAGCTCAGCAAGGTGCTTCAACACAAAGGTGACTGCAGTGCTTGTAGTTTCATAGCTTGCTACCAACAAGCCTATGATGTTGTTGGAGATTTCCATTTCACTCAAATATTGTCCATCTTCATCTGTGACAAGTAGCATTCTGGACAGAAGGTCCTTGCATGCTGCTGCAGTTTCTTTATTCTCCATCAGCTCCTTTCTCCTCTCCCTGATGACCCTCAACAGCTCTTCACGGACCATTTTTCCACCTTTGATAGCTCCATTGTAAGCTGTTCCAGGGAGATCAATAGGGACAGAGAACATCCCATTGGTAACCAGATGGAAAGGATCAGCCAGTTTCTTGATGTGCTCAGGATCCATAACGCTCAAAAACAAGCGACAGGCTAAATCAAATGTGTATTTTTTTGACAAAGGGAAGACTTTAACTTCCTTGTGAGGAGCCCATTCTTGTTCGATATGTTCCCGAGCCAGTGCATCCATGACTGGAATGTATTGCTTCAGAGCTTCAGGCTTGAGAATATCATGCATGAAACTACGCTTCAGAGCTGATACTTCCTTTAAAGAATCCTCAACAAATTCAGGGAAAAGCAGAGCTTTTTTCATGGACTGAGGCCACCATGAGGTTAGAAGTTTGTTCTCGTTTGTGAATAGAAACTTGTTGCCTTGTGCACCACAGAAAATAGCCATTTTTTCTCCCATCAGGGACGTCTGAAACACGTCTGGTGAATATTTCTTCATTCTATCTTTTACAAACTTCTGggggcctaataaagcaaacTGCAAACTTTCTCCCACCATTGGCCACCCGGACGTTCCTGGAGGAAGCTTCAAGCTGCTCGAATTTCGTTTGcggatcaagaaaatgaaggcaATTGAAACTGGGATCACTGCAAGTGTTACAATGTATGCTAAGGAGGAATCCATTGTTGCTCCCCTTTCAGTATCAAGAAGAGAAGTCGGTGATCTTATGCCTTGGGGAAATCAGTTCAAGGGTATTTATAGGTGATGAAAACTTCAGCAAACCAGAAAAGACGAGCACAAATAAGACGGTATGAAGCATAAATGAGAACGAAACCCAAGGCAATTGTAGTTCTGGAAAATGTTGTTTTACATGTTACAACATATCAATCATGACAGAAAATGGTATTCAACCACGGACGCTCGTCTCcatattcttgttttcttggtctttCAAATACCAGAATTTGTATGTATGTAACAGCGGGTTGAAACTTGAAAACTGTGTCTGGCCCTGATGTTTCCATAGTTTGTGacaaaaaggaataaaaatgtCAGAACGGCATTTAACATAGCAAGGATTAAAGAACTGATTTTCGGTGTGGGAAGTAGCAAATCACATGTAGTTAAGTTCATTAGTTCATAGGTTTTACCAAATATTCATTGCATCTTGAATCTTTAGTTTTACAGGGTGTAACAAACTTGACACCACTACTTAGTTTTGTAATTGTGAAAGGGCAccatttggattagctgttttttggagtatttttgaaaaaaatttactgtaacaatttatatgaaaattttgtactataaaatttttttgaaacatttgatatattgtatggatgtgATGTTTTTTGGAATTATTGTGTATTTATTGTAgcattgtatttaaaaaaaatcatttttgaaaaaatagtcaATCCAAACGAAGTAATACTgactaggggtgggcaaaattatccgCTAACCCGAAAACCCGTCatatccgatccgatccgatccgaaaattaggatatccgattttattatttgattgggTCAAAAGAGGGTCGGGTATCCGCTAAGATGCGGAGCGGGttagggtcacataattaaaaacccgcgggtacccgatccgccccgcatatatatatttattatttttatttttatttttatttttatacacacactataaaataataagttagaactaaataaataattttattgaacaaattgcattacaa carries:
- the LOC113708117 gene encoding beta-amyrin 6-beta-monooxygenase-like; this translates as MDSSLAYIVTLAVIPVSIAFIFLIRKRNSSSLKLPPGTSGWPMVGESLQFALLGPQKFVKDRMKKYSPDVFQTSLMGEKMAIFCGAQGNKFLFTNENKLLTSWWPQSMKKALLFPEFVEDSLKEVSALKRSFMHDILKPEALKQYIPVMDALAREHIEQEWAPHKEVKVFPLSKKYTFDLACRLFLSVMDPEHIKKLADPFHLVTNGMFSVPIDLPGTAYNGAIKGGKMVREELLRVIRERRKELMENKETAAACKDLLSRMLLVTDEDGQYLSEMEISNNIIGLLVASYETTSTAVTFVLKHLAELPHIYREVLREQMEVAKTKGPDELLTWEDIEKMKYSWNVARESLRVTPPAQGAFRESVADFTYSGFTIPKGWKTFWTVHTTHKNPKYFPEPEKFDPSRFEGSGPAPYTFVPFGGGPRMCPGKEYARLEVLVFMYRIVTQFQLKKAIPNEKIVYHASPVPANGLPVLLQPHGK
- the LOC113708667 gene encoding uncharacterized protein isoform X2; the encoded protein is MASQEVAAAKVASIFIYPIKSCRGISVSEAPLASTGFRWDRLWMVVNSKGRAYSQRVEPKLALVEVEMPIEAFSDVWEPNNNSILVVRATGMDLLKIPLAEPSTIADGVSIWEWAGGALDEGNEASEWFSRFLGKPSRLVRFNEASETRPVYSDPVRSYKIKFNDMYPFLLASQGSLDALNDRLEEPIPMNRFRPNILVEGCEPFSEDLWKEISINSLTFYAGELCYRCKIPSINQETAVAGSEPTETLRKFRSDKVLCPDKKPQGRVYFGKMLVCKDSLTQWKSKKIQVGDPVYIRELLPSYNDAAA
- the LOC113708667 gene encoding uncharacterized protein isoform X1, which translates into the protein MASQEVAAAKVASIFIYPIKSCRGISVSEAPLASTGFRWDRLWMVVNSKGRAYSQRVEPKLALVEVEMPIEAFSDVWEPNNNSILDLAGDQCSLHPTVVRATGMDLLKIPLAEPSTIADGVSIWEWAGGALDEGNEASEWFSRFLGKPSRLVRFNEASETRPVYSDPVRSYKIKFNDMYPFLLASQGSLDALNDRLEEPIPMNRFRPNILVEGCEPFSEDLWKEISINSLTFYAGELCYRCKIPSINQETAVAGSEPTETLRKFRSDKVLCPDKKPQGRVYFGKMLVCKDSLTQWKSKKIQVGDPVYIRELLPSYNDAAA
- the LOC113708667 gene encoding uncharacterized protein isoform X3, with the translated sequence MASQEVAAAKVASIFIYPIKSCRGISVSEAPLASTVVRATGMDLLKIPLAEPSTIADGVSIWEWAGGALDEGNEASEWFSRFLGKPSRLVRFNEASETRPVYSDPVRSYKIKFNDMYPFLLASQGSLDALNDRLEEPIPMNRFRPNILVEGCEPFSEDLWKEISINSLTFYAGELCYRCKIPSINQETAVAGSEPTETLRKFRSDKVLCPDKKPQGRVYFGKMLVCKDSLTQWKSKKIQVGDPVYIRELLPSYNDAAA